Part of the Ziziphus jujuba cultivar Dongzao chromosome 8, ASM3175591v1 genome is shown below.
GATTGGGTCCTAGGTCTATTTGTTATGGTGCCCAGGGACTTCACCTGCTGAGCTAGGTAGCATCCTTGTAGAATTTCCCGTGCTTGTTATATGATAGTATCTTAAAATGATCATTGCATTAACGCTTTGCAATATCTTAGACTGATATACTGACATTTCATACTAGCTTTCTATGTGGATAGTTGGTGGGGAACAACTGCTACAACAAGCATTTTCATTGCTGCAGCAATTACTGATTGGCTTGATGGTTATATTGCTCGGAAGGTATTCTCTTTATTTGCCTTGCAAATGCTAAAGGAGCAGAAATTGTGGGAATTTGGTTGCATTAGATGATATATTTTTGCTATATCTTATTGATTGACTAGATTTTTGTTGAACCTTAGATGCGGTTAGGATCTGCATTTGGTGCCTTTTTGGATCCGGTAGCTGATAAGGTACGTCTTTCTCTTTAATGATACTTGTAGCTGTTGATTTGAGCTACTTGACAAGAGAAAGGACAAATATCTGGCTAATTTTTAAGAACCATTAAGTAGTATTAAACTGGATTACCTTGCTACTGGGTGCAGCTAATGGTTGCCGCTACGTTGGTGTTATTATGCACCAAACCTTTCAACGCTGGAGTATTTGGACAAGTGCCATGGCTACTGACTGTACCTGCTATTGCTATTATTGGCAGAGAGGTGATTATCTTGGCCATCTTGTCTGGTGTGTGGATTCTATTGAAGTAGATAAGTACTTAAAGCTGGTTTGACTTTCTTGTAGATAACCATGTCGGCAGTTAGAGAATGGGCTGCTTCTCAGAATGGCAAGCTTTTGGAGGTTTGTGTACCTCTGTTATTTAACAAACTACTCTATCAGTTCCATTAATCTGTTAGCAATAGTGTAATACCAAATAATTGCTATAATGACGTACTATACTCAGGCTGTTGCTGTAAATAACTTGGGCAAGTGGAAGACAGCTACGCAGATGACTGCCCTAACTATCCTTCTTGCCACACGTGACAGCAGGTTCGTCGTCTCTTTTTTCTCACTTTTGTAGGCTAGTTCATAAAGTAGCGAATATGATAGGACCTGAAAATATAGTcgagatatgtatatatatttgttcaatcttttgcctttttttccCCAATTGTGCAGTCTTGGAGGGCCAGGAATTCTAGTTGCTACTGGTGTTGTTTTGCTTTATATTTCAGCAGGGCTTGCTGTTTGGTCTTTGATTGTGTACATGAGCAAGATATGGAGAGTACTGCTGAAATAGTGAGCGGTGGAGCCCGATTCTAAGAatccactatatatatatatatatatacactcggGAATTTAGTGCATCATAAACGATTTGCTTAAATGATCATCTTCACACATTGGAGAGCAGCATTTCTCACATGGCAGATGAAGGATAAGCTGTTTTATCCAACATTCTggttttatgttaattttgagTGAATTAATGCTTCCTAGGGGGTGTAGTATCGCGCACTATTATTTTGTCTAATGGCTGCCACCCAATAacttcttatatattttttgattcagAGGGAAAagcattgtaatatatatatattgattaaaaaaagttGCCCTCACAGCAAATCATTGTTTTGGTCTGTAAATTCCTTTGTAAGATAAAGAATCTTCAAAGCTTACGTTGGAGTATGAAGATGTTACCTGATTGCTAAAAAGTACCATAAagggagaaagaaaaggaaagttttTGGATTGGAACAAAGTTTGtgctgattttttattttgtaagcaAAGATCATTAATGGTTGAAAAAGAAAGCTGCTTTTGGATTCTGGTGCAGCTGTATCTTTCTTTCTGTTTCAATtggtagtttttcttttttactcaaATTTGGTACATTGTTTTGAGTTTGTGAATTTCATAGGTTGGAACTTGGAAGTATGTATTTTTGTAGATGAGGACAAAGATTGCAttagcaacttttttttttttttttttttttgaattgtcgaagtattaaaaaaaaaaaaatgttttgaaatgAAACTTTTAAAGAAAGTAGTGAACAAtgaagttttatatattttaaattttcacttATTCGAGTTTTCAGGTATTATTAATGAGATGTTTGACTATATTATAGACTAATGGATCTGAATGCCAATTCCTTCAAAACTTGAACTAAAAAGTTGCATCAGATCTGTTCGTGTGGTTGTGTGGTTGTCTGTCCAAGTTCTGAATTCGTGCATCTTGTGATTTatcaaaagtaaattaaaatctCCAAATTCTGAATTCATGCATGTTGTGAATTTATCAAAAGTAAGTGAAATCTATGATTTAGCCAATTtagttgaagaaaaaaaataataataacagtactATTAAATTGTTGACataattttacctttttttttttaattataaaaatgatctaaataattaaaatattataaattttatacacCACACCCccaacttccttttttttttccttaaacccACCTTCCTCATTTTattcagaataaataaaaaaataagtgagatattcaaaaagaaagaaaatgccATTAATAGATTTTTGTTAATTGGCTAAAATcctgaaaattgattttttgaaaactaaatttaaaaattttcctattaatatttataaattgtttttattttttcatttataaaaaaaaggaaaaaaaaaaaaaaaaaaaaagagagacacTCGGAAATTTTTTGGACCCACCCCTTATTCATATAGAGAGACAGGACCATCTCAGTCCTTGACAGTTAAGAACCCTAAactcaaaaaagaagaagaagaagaagaagaaggaagaagaagaagaagaagatggagatTGAAGCTCGGAACCTGTTGGACGAAGCCTTGGGGACTCTAAAAGGGGGAATGGTGGTGGTCCAAGACTCTGTGCAGACGAGTGCTTCATTTGTtcttcaccacctcctcaagcgCTCTCTTTCTCTTCACTCCTCAGACGTCGTCGTTTTCCTCGCATTTTCCCACCCTTTCTCTCATTACGATCGAATTCTCAGAAAACTCGTACCCTCTTTCTCCCTTCTTatatccttctctctctctctctctctctatatatatatatatatgtatatgtagtcGTTCAGTCTTATAATCATTGATGTTTAAGCAAACTAATCGAATTTtgatcttgtttttgttttgctgtAGTTGTATTGGTGATTTGTTTGTTCTATTTCTTGTGGGTTTTGCTAAACTTGAGcattttaattgcaatttataaTCGGATAAAAAGATCTGCTTGAtgagcatggaaaaaaaaaaaagggaattttttttttttagttttagtagTATCTGATATTTGAATGTGTAAATGTAACAGGGTTGCAACTTGGCTGTGCAAAGGGACAAGAATAGGTTCTTTTTCTTTGACATGCTTATGACTGAAATTGCAGGTGAGAAAAATCAGGTATAAATGGTTCTTTGTTAAGTTTTATCTATGCTATTATTACTATctaagaaataaattaattttagatcAGTTGTATTTCTAAAATGATTTAATAATCATGTTGTCAAGAATTTTTGCATAAGCTCCTAACAGCTGAGATTTTTCTCATTATGGACTTCAGTTAGGTGTTAAAATGAATCTCTGTGCTTCTGTACGATTTTGCTAGTTGTGAAACTCTGTTGAGAGTTTTCTGTGTCAACATATAGACTGTCACTATGAACTTATTAACCCTATTGAATTATTGAGGTTCCGATTACTAAGATTTGTTTCCATATGTTTTTGAAAGATAGTGTTGCTTCTTAATGTGAAAATTGACTTTTGATAAGTCACGTTGGGGGTTTTAGAGGATGCTAgatgatataattttttacctTCTGATTTTTTAATGGGATCTTCTTTTAGATGGAGATGGAGAAAAGACCAGTGGGGATGGACTTGTTGCATTGTATGGGAAGATCCAAAAGGTTTTAAGTGCCTTACCTCAAGAGTTGAAAAAATCTGTTACCATCATGATAGATGATGTCTCCCTCATGGAGGTGGCTGCTAAGTGTTCAACAGATCATGTCTTGGACTTTGTGCATTACTGTCGTGCTTTGACATCTGAAATTGTAAGATACTTCAACTTTTGTTTCAGATTCTCTGCATTCCATGGTTTAAATCTTTTGTTGAGATCATTACgttgtgttgttgttgttatatttatttattatttttttaaatgtattctGGTTGTAGGGTTGTTCATTGGTTGTACTTGATCATGAGGATATCTATTTGGGCACGGAGAGGCCAACATTTATTTTACAGTTGGAGTATCTAGCTACCGTTCTCATAAAGGCTGAACCATTGGCTACTGGCTTAGCAACAGATGTGCATGGGCAGGTATTTGTGTGTTAGAATATTTATATGTACTTTACCATTGTTGGAATCTACTGATTTGTAGAGATTATTGATTGATTTTCAAACATTGGAGGATATTTTTCCTCCaggttctaattttttttttatttctttttttattttgattgtacTAGTCTTATAGAGTGTGTGCTGTTTCTGATTGTTGATTGTGAAACTTGTTGATTTGTTATCAACTATTACATGCTAGCAATGGTGTTTCAGTTAATATTGAAGTAGCTTGTATTTAGATGCTAAATCACTATATAATGTTGGTGTGGTGTTTCAGCCTTGATTTTTcatctaatttctttttctcttgaGTATGTGCTAGGAAAGTAAAAATTTCGTGAACAAACAAAAGGTGTTTGTTCCCATATGTCTCTATGCTATTTCTATATGTTCTTCGGCATTTTGTACACTTGGATATCTGGAGGCTTTACTTTTTTAAGTGAAGGATTCTTGGAGACTTTGATTGTTGGTATAGGGGACATTTTTGACTAtacattttaatgtttttatgcACGTTTTCAATTTGCCCAATTATTCTCTTGTTTTAGTATTATGGTCATCATATCTATATGGATTGTTCTGTATTGCAGTCGTGTTACTGGTTCTTCTCTCTTCGTTTTCTTGTAATATGTTCTGTGGGAATCTTCAGGAACCTGCTTTTTAGTAACAAGTGTTCACAAGCATCTATATTCAAGGAGAACATAAACTAATGAACTTacattattctttatttttgcaGTTGACTGTTCTGAACAGGGACGTTTATGATGGGCAGGGGATATATAGAAAGAagatttgtaattttcaatttaaagtcAAGGAAAGTAGTATTGAATATTTCTATCCAGGGAGCAGGACTTGAGAACACATATTTCAAATTCAGGCTCCTTTAGTCCTTCAAGACTGCATGCAGATGGATGCTAACAGCGGAGAAATACCCTTCTGATACGGCTACACTTTAGGCTCGTCACTGTAGAAGTAAAAGCTTTTGTTGCATATTATAGAAGAATCCAAGATATTTGTCCTTCAACCTTACATGGGGTAAGGGGGAGGGATTTTTGGGGGTAGGGAACGAGATCGAGGGAAGGCTGTACTTCAATTGAGGATGGAGGTGTTCAATTTATATTTGCTCTGTTAATTTGCATCCGCAATTATACATGGAAAGAAGCTGTAATTCTTTTGTCATGGTAGAGATGTTAAATTAGCTTTTGCCTTGTTATTTTGGATTCAAGAATGTAACAATCTGGGGGCATGGTGCGGATGCTGTATCATCCACCATCCACAACTGTATTGACATTTTACTGGTTTTTCTGTTGCTAAATCCTTGGAGAATGCATCATTGGGGTTTGGATTAGATTGAATTCAACATCTCCTTGGGGAATTTGCAACATCCCCATAAAAAGTAATCTCATCATGGTAACCAAATAATGATAGCCTTGGAATAAAAGAAAATCGCATTTTGTAACCCCTTGTTTGACCGAAATTCTTCTATGTTTCATTGTacttttcttttgttatatttttgctatatatatatatatatatatgtgtacaatCAGGCTTGGCTTCTATGAGATTGACTTGAAGATTTACCATGAGAACTTTCTTtgagattaaaaaatttatttataattatcaagttctttattggatttattttatctaattaggattttaatatgttattaaattggtcaataattaaattttaatatttaatttgatctaAGGACTATTAATGctaaatttttcaaattgattaatgTGAATCtgactctctttctctctctctctctatatatatatatatatatatatgtgtatatatattatttttatcttagatattttaaatttatttataaaatgatatgataaataatatagcatttgttattggattttatttacctatttataggttaatttattcatatatagattaccttaaatttttttcaactaTTAATATGTAGCTATAGCATTTAATAATTGTAGTGTACAAATTTGGTAACCCTAGCACTaccaaattttccataattttcttataaactaAACAATCCTTTATACCTGCCATCAAAAGCATTCTCCATTATCGTCAAGATCTATCACATTCCTCTCCCTTGGAACCCAAGACCTAACTCTCCATCAAATTGCATTTTAGGGGGCAAAACAAAAAGCGTGGGTATGTCCTGTGTAGTTCCCTTTTCAAGAGCTCGAAGAAGAACCACATGAACAAATTTTGCCAACATGGGAATGGTTATATCTTTATGAGATATttgataaaaggaaaaatattgaagaaaattgattttcaaaatttaattttttgggattcagttttttgaaaatgagtttttttgaaattatttttatagtatttggttaattatagaagaaaataaaacttataagtaattaaataaatttatatattaaaattaaaaaataaaattatatttaaaaaaatatgttaaatcagttttttaaaaaaatttaaaataatatttttacattaaaaaattacttgtaaattttctaataggatctacttttctttttaattttttacattagaaaatttatttttcattatatccATAAATCTTTTCTCTTAAATATtatccaaacaaaacaaaattaataacgaAATGACAACCGGCATTAGTGGCTTACTCACATGCTCATACATGTGAATCACCCCAAACTGCACAATAAAGGAGGGCGTTTGTTTTGACCCGGTTTAGGGGCTGACCAGCCTGCCTTGCTTATTATGTGGTGAGGAAGCCACCACAAAATTCATAGCGTGGTAACCCAATTGTTTATTGCCACGTCAGAAAAAGTGCTTTGTTCggattttgctttttattttttttgtgctttttaACCTCTTTCCTCACCTTGGCTCTGAATGATTTTCTTTTGAGGTGCAATTTGTGTTTTTGCAGGTTTCTTCCtctttaaatgtatttattattattcttttccaTGTTGTTTACATCAGCCACCTTGTGATATGATAATATCCTTATCGAGCTTTCCAAAAAATACGAAAGCACCTTGATATTAGGACGGGGCGAACCCAATTTCACCTCTCCTTTTGTGCTGCAACTGCCAGCAACTGGCTGCAGAAGACTCAAAGGTTAGcctctctatctctctttttTCGTCTGTATGTGTCTTTGAGCTATGAATATGATTTGGAAATTAACATGATAATTATTCTTTtagttatttgtttaattatttaattaataatattattattagtttatattgAGGTTTCACATTGGAAACTGAAAATTTATATTCCTTTGCATGGTTTATAAGTCGGCCCGCATGCTGAAATTGTTCCTAAAGTCTCTTTCCAATTCTTTTACATAGGATTCAGCTTTTTAGGTTAGAGCTGAAGTCCTCTGAAGTCCTCTGATATGTCAGCCTCTCTTATCAAGAAAGTGGTAACAAAAAAGCTACTTCACTTTCttgaaaaactttgatttcCAGAGCATTTTGAAGTTGATGATCAACACCTAGGAGGTATATATTGCTTCCTCTCTTGGGTCAGATGCCCATTTTATTTCTCCTCCTCCATTCTTCATAGTGGTTATTGTCAGCAAGCAAATCTTCAAATCGTAAATCCCTCGGGCAATTTAGAGTTCTTCCTCTAATGGGATTTTCTATCAATTTGGTTTCCTAAGCTTCAATATGAAGGAGCTGTGAATCAAGGTCAACTCCAatcaagagaaaaaagagagatcAGAATTAAAATAATCTCAGTAAAATAGAAGATGACGAGGTTTATGAAAGAATGTTCTTCCAACCATCTACTTGTGGAAGCCAGTCTCTGAACATCAGCACACcaaatttcagtttttattaGAGAAGGCTATCAAGGGTTATCACCTTCTATTTAGTAGCAGTACTAGTAGGAACTTACCCATATTAGTCTAGTCTTAAAAATACAGTCCATATATGTCTTTTTAAGTCCACACACAATGATTTTGATCCTTTTTTTAAGAATAgccttgtaattttttttattttttattttttttccccttccagACCCCACACCCTGCATCATGGAATCTAGATATTCCCTTCCCATATAAACAGCTACCACCAATCCCATGAGCAAAATCAAATAGCACTATCAAGAAGTTGATTTGCATTAGCTCATGTATCCTTGCCTTTGTTTTCGTTCACTGCCTGTCGAACAAATTGTCCTCGAACACGTGGTCTCTGCTCTGCCAGTTTCTTCCTGCTCTGATATCGGACCTGACACAGATGAAGATGTATTTGTTCACATCTATCTCAAAGTTGACCATAGAAGTGAAATTATATGATAAATGCGATAGACAaacaatcatataaattttactaCATAGCGGATTGTTATTATACTGATAGAATGCAATGGTAGGTAAATCGATTGAAGGAAATCTTTTTCTGCTACAAAAATCCATGACATTTATTTAGATGGATGTCTAGTTTCccataataattatttgaaaatttacgagtaataatTCAAAACTGCATTTTCCAACCAAATTAATAAAGGGAAAACTAAATGTATTACCAATCATGTGGTCCATTACTACTTTATGTCAAAAGACAATTCATGTTACCTTCTTCTCAAAGCACCTCTCTTTCCTCTTTTGTCGAAATTTGTTTAGAGCAGCCTCTCTTTGTGTAAAACAGTTTTGATCCACTGCACTTCTGCTCCCAAATCTGCTTCCAGCAATGGTTCCCACTTTTCTAGCTACCCCATTATCGTTTTCAATTTTTGTCACTCTAGGATTCAAAGCAGCAGTGCTTCCGTTCTGCCCATTGCTACCATGGTTACTTCCTGAGGCACTCCCATTCAGGCTGTGATTACCAATATTGCCCTCCACGGGTGTACTCAATTCATTGGATGATCCACACTGTGGAGCAACTgccatatttttcaaaaacagaTCATCATGATTTGGTGACTCTTGGTTCTGGGGCATGTTATGaacatggtggtggtggtggtgataaTGGTGATGGTGGTGCTGCACTTGGACCTGCTGGTTAACACCTCTTGGTTGAATTAAAACAGTATTAGCTGTTGCAGCATCGGCCTTACCTTGTATTGCAGTTGGAGCTGCAGCTACATGGGCATTATGTACTGGCTGGAAGGCAGAGGAGGGGTGGAGATATTTGACTGTTGATTTGGGTGGTGGCTTGTCAGTGGATGACACTTGTTTGGTAAAAACATTATTTGTGGTAGAGCCCATATCATTGTTGTTACTACTACCATTGGAACGCTGGTTGGGAGGTGTGCTATTAGAATTAGATTGAAGATTCTGCATTGATTCTGTTTTCGCAGCCTCCGAGCTATTATCAAGAGGAGAACAGCTGCCTACATTCCCTGTTGGAGTCTGATTAGCAATTGAAGCAGAATTATACCTGCATAGCAATAAGAATTATTTTGATCGTTAAATTCTGTACTCATATATGGCTCAAAGTGtatataatcaaattatgaaataactagtccgtctatggtgcggacagtcctcatgcggaccacagtattggtgacagtttttcataatattggtgacgattttctaagaaaccgtcgttaatactatgaaaaaccgtcactaatactgcggtcctcatgcggaccgtcctcaccatagaatttccgatGAAATAACTATACCTTGAAAAGGCTGAAAGGCTTGAATGTCTCAAAACATTTCGATCATGCGCACTGCTCCCAGTATCTTGAACATCTCTTATTCTCTTTAAATTGAGCTCAAGGGAAGGTATTTCTTTGTTCTCATGGTCAGTCTTATCGTTCGTGTCCGGAAGCTTGGATATACTCTTTGGGATAGTAGAGACTACACTTTCTATCTGAGGATCCGTATCACTATCAATCTCAACAGCCCTTAGATCAACAGCTTGAGTCTTTAGTTCTCCATTTGGCTTCTCGTCGTTGAGCTCCAGCAGTTCTCTTTTCTCCAGCTTCTCATCATTTTTATTCAAGTTTAGTTCATAAAGTTTATCCTTATTAGTGCCTGCCGTGTTAGTCAATACTTTTTCACCTGGATCGCCAAGCTGCAAATCTGGAATGCTAGGCACTCCAATCTCCAAGTCTTTGCCCATGATTATGACATCTAACAATTAAATGCATCATAAGTTAAAACCAATACGGGGAGAAATGGAAAATGTCATTGggataataaaaattgatgcaTACTGTTAACTTACTATCAAGTCGGAAAACTAAAAACTTTTAGGAAGTGGATCCAACTATTTATATGAAACCAAAAGCAAATACACTTGACACTCCTCACAAGTGGCccatcaaaataaagaaaacaaagaaaatcttGCATATGTAGAACAACAAATTACCAGAAACAACGGTCATCATAACTTGAATACGAGATCAAATAAACAACTAGAACTCTAATCCATTTAAGCAATAAAAATCTCTCAGACTTAAGCATGTAAAGAAGTGAAGCCAACTATGCCTATATAAAGCCTATAGAAGCCATACTTTTAACACATACCATGATCATCTTCCTTTCCATCATGCTCCCTTGTGAACACAGGCACCCAGTTGTTGCCAAATGCTTCAGGCATTGAATGAATAACCTGAGCACAGGTGCTATCAGGAGGATCGGCTAACTGGTCCCATGGTGACGTTGGTTGGGGACTTTCTACTTCTGCCCTCTTCGTCCAAGAGCTCTGGGAAAGATCAACAGTAATTATGGATCCAGAAACTTAAAAAGGGCTTAAGGGCATTTGTCTGGGTCTAGTTCCTTGTCTTGCTAGTTACACACCTCTGCTTATATATGCATCGAagctattatttatttcaacttctccatgaataatattatatacatgaGTATGCTTAAATCTGTCTTGTATGAAGAGATACACAAAAGCTCACGGATAATGTAAGCATTCAAAAATAACAGAGATTTCTAAGTTCTAATCATGTACTTATGTTGTGCATGGTACATTTTATTATGATGGTTTTTGTGAAAGAACAAAGTCTGATGTAggtaaaaataatcattttctCTCATTTCTATAACATACCTGCCATATAGTTTCATAGGGGAAAATGatctttttcttccatttcattAACATACctgatattaaattttataggtACATATATAAACAGATTCGATATGGTGAGGGATTCACAAGAGACTTATAGAGAGGGATTTGCCACATCATCTTAAATTCACCaagtcatttaaaaaatattgttgacTCAGCATAGCCCTAAAACTGATTAACTTCTTCTCTGTTCACACTTGGTGACAGATATCCCACAGCACCACCATCTCCTTCGTCAGCAGCAGAACCGGCGTTCATTTCCGTTGACGGTAAGGTGTTATGGCACCACCTTCATATTGTAGTTTAAGAAGCATTCCATTATAGGAATATTGTAAAAAATACATGGGATGGGATGAAGGAAATTTATCAAAGGATGAACATGAGCATCGATGGGTGATACACCGAGCAGGGTGTTAAATCTCTATGCATTACAAATAGTTGAGTTTCTTATTGTTAACAGAAATATACATGCCATCAAATTCAAAACTAAACATGGGTGATgatgattttgacattgataaaGGTTAAAGCTTCTCTGCCATTATTGAGATATCTAATCTATTTTAGTATGATGATTTAGAAATTCCAGTTTACCATGGGGCTTAAGATATTTGGGTTTCTGTTCTATGAAATAATTATAGATAGTTTACCAATAGGCATCAATTTCAATGTTCTTATTAAAAATGGAAGAGTATGACACGAAATCTGCAGGAGAAATCTCCACCCTTCCACTGCTGGAGATGGAGGCCGATCCTGCTATCAGCACTTTGGATATCCAGCAACCGTGAGAGAGTGAGTAACCAGCCAAGAGAATGTAATTACTAATTAGAGAGGAGTGAATCAGTTTTAATTGGCAACGTTTTAAATGACTTGGCAAATTTTAATGATGTGGCAAAAGCCTCCCTATAAGTCTCTTATGGATCCCTTACCATATCAAATCTGCatatataaaatgcataaaatatcaaatacaaagaaaattagaaaatagttACTGTGGAACTTGATTGAGGTGCAACTAGACTGATAACCATGAAAGTCTAGAGTAGAGTTATCACATAGGACAGGAGAGACTGCCTTTCTTTTCAAAGTAAAGATACCAGTGAACCATAATGAAATATGAAGCAGAATTCTTAAATTTGAGAGCAAAAAAAGGCTCAtaatgtcaaaatatttttccagaTTCTAGCTTACATGCACCCTTTCTGTACAGAATGCTCAAAATTAAGAGCTAGAaagcaatatacatatatatatatatatatgtatatcaatcCTCTCCTGGGAGATGGAGCTCGGACATGTTGGGCGGTAACACACGTATCATTAAAAGGATATGTGTGAATCAATTTTAACTCACACTATCCTGGGCTCCATGGACCAGGAGAataaaactctatatatatatatatatatgatacaatcatatatatatatatatatatatataatcgaaACATCAT
Proteins encoded:
- the LOC107413622 gene encoding two-component response regulator-like PRR37 isoform X1, with the protein product MGVVQMNNNVPVAKGLAELNHHRQDEDKEIRDGVTGEGQGLSEEDESLINDDDDEDVNDRQIGVVQVQVHKLADQQKLQQQPQGPLVRWERFLPLRSLKVLLVENDDSTRHVVSALLRNCGYEVISVETGIKAWKILEDLTNHVDLVLSEVVMPCLSGIGLLGKIMSHKTCKNIPVIMMSSHDSMSIVFKCLSKGAVDFLVKPIRKNELKNLWQHVWRKCHSSSGSGSESGIRTQKSTKSKSLEESDNNSGSNNEDDIRSIGLVVRDGSDNGSGTQSSWTKRAEVESPQPTSPWDQLADPPDSTCAQVIHSMPEAFGNNWVPVFTREHDGKEDDHDVIIMGKDLEIGVPSIPDLQLGDPGEKVLTNTAGTNKDKLYELNLNKNDEKLEKRELLELNDEKPNGELKTQAVDLRAVEIDSDTDPQIESVVSTIPKSISKLPDTNDKTDHENKEIPSLELNLKRIRDVQDTGSSAHDRNVLRHSSLSAFSRYNSASIANQTPTGNVGSCSPLDNSSEAAKTESMQNLQSNSNSTPPNQRSNGSSNNNDMGSTTNNVFTKQVSSTDKPPPKSTVKYLHPSSAFQPVHNAHVAAAPTAIQGKADAATANTVLIQPRGVNQQVQVQHHHHHYHHHHHHVHNMPQNQESPNHDDLFLKNMAVAPQCGSSNELSTPVEGNIGNHSLNGSASGSNHGSNGQNGSTAALNPRVTKIENDNGVARKVGTIAGSRFGSRSAVDQNCFTQREAALNKFRQKRKERCFEKKVRYQSRKKLAEQRPRVRGQFVRQAVNENKGKDT
- the LOC107413622 gene encoding two-component response regulator-like PRR37 isoform X2; translation: MGVVQMNNNVPVAKGLAELNHHRQDEDKEIRDGVTGEGQGLSEEDESLINDDDDEDVNDRQIGVVQVQVHKLADQQKLQQQPQGPLVRWERFLPLRSLKVLLVENDDSTRHVVSALLRNCGYEVISVETGIKAWKILEDLTNHVDLVLSEVVMPCLSGIGLLGKIMSHKTCKNIPVIMMSSHDSMSIVFKCLSKGAVDFLVKPIRKNELKNLWQHVWRKCHSSSGSGSESGIRTQKSTKSKSLEESDNNSGSNNEDDIRSIGLVVRDGSDNGSGTQSSWTKRAEVESPQPTSPWDQLADPPDSTCAQVIHSMPEAFGNNWVPVFTREHDGKEDDHDVIIMGKDLEIGVPSIPDLQLGDPGEKVLTNTAGTNKDKLYELNLNKNDEKLEKRELLELNDEKPNGELKTQAVDLRAVEIDSDTDPQIESVVSTIPKSISKLPDTNDKTDHENKEIPSLELNLKRIRDVQDTGSSAHDRNVLRHSSLSAFSRYNSASIANQTPTGNVGSCSPLDNSSEAAKTESMQNLQSNSNSTPPNQRSNGSSNNNDMGSTTNNVFTKQVSSTDKPPPKSTVKYLHPSSAFQPVHNAHVAAAPTAIQVAPQCGSSNELSTPVEGNIGNHSLNGSASGSNHGSNGQNGSTAALNPRVTKIENDNGVARKVGTIAGSRFGSRSAVDQNCFTQREAALNKFRQKRKERCFEKKVRYQSRKKLAEQRPRVRGQFVRQAVNENKGKDT
- the LOC107413628 gene encoding elongator complex protein 6, coding for MEIEARNLLDEALGTLKGGMVVVQDSVQTSASFVLHHLLKRSLSLHSSDVVVFLAFSHPFSHYDRILRKLGCNLAVQRDKNRFFFFDMLMTEIADGDGEKTSGDGLVALYGKIQKVLSALPQELKKSVTIMIDDVSLMEVAAKCSTDHVLDFVHYCRALTSEIGCSLVVLDHEDIYLGTERPTFILQLEYLATVLIKAEPLATGLATDVHGQLTVLNRDVYDGQGIYRKKICNFQFKVKESSIEYFYPGSRT